A region of the Pirellulales bacterium genome:
TGCCACCGCCTCCGCGCCGTGCCGCGCCGCGGAAAGCGCTTCGTCCAAATCGGCGGATTGCAAAATGATGTTGCCGCCGCCGATGCCTTTCTCGATGCCAAGCGACTCGGCCACGAGGAATTCGCCATCCATCACGGGGATCCGCCAGAATCGCTGCGGTCCGACCAGTTTGCTCTTTTGAAATCCATCGCCGAAAAAGCGGAGCGATTTGCCAAGCGGCACCCGTTCGGCAGCCTGCGACAGGCCGTCGTACACGGCGGTGGTGGGGCATGTCATCAGGCATTGCCCGGTGCGGTTTAACAGCGAACGGCCCAGGTTCTCCGCGGAAAAGCCGAAAGCCAAAATGGCGGCGCCGGGGCGACGATCCGGCGTTTCTCCCGTTGAGAGCCAATTTTCCACGCCCGCCTCGGCATCGCAAGCGATGATCGAACTGGCATAGCCGGTGAATTCGGCCACGGCAGCGCGTAGCCAAAACTCGTCGTGCGCCGTGACGATTAGCCGCGCGTAGCGCATGCGAAACGCTTCGGCAAACGTGGCGTCGATAATCGTGGAACCAAGCTTCATCGGTCGCTGCGCCTTTCGTCCGCAACTCCACTGGGCCAATAACTGTAGTAGGCACACTCCGTGTGCCGCCAGCGCGCCGTGGCGTGTTGCGCAAAAAGCAGCGCAGACGGAGTGTGCCTGCGACGTTCGTTGCGCTCCGCCGCCAGTCCTTTGCCAAGCACCGCGGCTCATTGGTCTTATCACATCTTGCCGGCACTTCAATGGCCCCGCCCAACCGGTTGTAGACTATGTTTAAGCAATTGCGGGTTTTGCCCGCCGGCGCTTATAATCAGGGTTTATCGATTTTGGTTGTTACAGGGGGGGACGGGCTCATTATTCGGCGGCGTGCTGGGATGCAATTCCTGGCGCCGCGAGCCGAAGAATGAGCCAGACCCCGATCGCGCTTTCCAGACAGGAGATTTTCGTGTCCACCGGCAAATTCTTGTTCACCAGCGAATCGGTCAGCATGGGCCATCCCGACAAATTGGCCGATCAGATTTCCGACGGCATCCTCGATGCCCTGATCGCCCAAGACCCGCACAGCCGCGTGGCTTGTGAAACGCTGGTGACAACCGGAATGGCCATGATCGCCGGCGAGATCACCAGCCGCGGCACGATCGATTATCCGACCGTCGTTCGGCAGGTGATTCGCGACGTTGGTTATGTTGATGACCAAATGGGAATCTCCGCCGACACGTGCGCGGTGCTGGTCGCCGTTGGAAAGCAGAGCCCGGACATTGCCCAAGGCGTGAACGAGAATCAAGCGGCGGGCAAGGAAATCGGCGCCGGCGATCAAGGGTTGATGTTCGGCTATGCCTCGAACGACACGCCGGAATTGATGCCGCTGCCGATCGCCTTGGCCCATCGCATTCTGAACCGACTGACCGAAGCCCGGCAAAACCGCGATGTCGATTGGCTCCGGCCCGACAGCAAAAGCCAGGTTACGGTCGAATTCGATGGCCAGCGGGCCGTGCGCGTCGATACGGTCGTGGTTTCGACGCAGCATGCGCCCGAAGCAACGCACAAACAGATTTACGACTATGTCGTCAACCAGATTGTCTTGCCGTGCTTGCCCGAGGAATTGGTCAACGGCAAGATCACCTACCA
Encoded here:
- the fhcD gene encoding formylmethanofuran--tetrahydromethanopterin N-formyltransferase, which codes for MKLGSTIIDATFAEAFRMRYARLIVTAHDEFWLRAAVAEFTGYASSIIACDAEAGVENWLSTGETPDRRPGAAILAFGFSAENLGRSLLNRTGQCLMTCPTTAVYDGLSQAAERVPLGKSLRFFGDGFQKSKLVGPQRFWRIPVMDGEFLVAESLGIEKGIGGGNIILQSADLDEALSAARHGAEAVAALAGTITPFPGGVARSGSKVGSRYKKLKASTSDPFCPTLRGRVESRLHPAANFAYEIVIDGTDEQAVGDAMAAAMRAAAGPAVPAISAGNYGGKLGKFHFHLHELLKAD
- the metK gene encoding methionine adenosyltransferase is translated as MFVSTGKFLFTSESVSMGHPDKLADQISDGILDALIAQDPHSRVACETLVTTGMAMIAGEITSRGTIDYPTVVRQVIRDVGYVDDQMGISADTCAVLVAVGKQSPDIAQGVNENQAAGKEIGAGDQGLMFGYASNDTPELMPLPIALAHRILNRLTEARQNRDVDWLRPDSKSQVTVEFDGQRAVRVDTVVVSTQHAPEATHKQIYDYVVNQIVLPCLPEELVNGKITYHVNPTGRFVVGGPQGDCGLTGRKIIVDTYGGWGRHGGGAFSGKDPTKVDRSAAYMARHIAKNVVAAGLADRCELQLAYAIGVSEPVSVHVDTEGTGRLEDEKICRLIRELFPLTPSGIIKYLDLRRPIYRKTAAGGHFGRSEPEFTWEGTAKAAELADAAGIGAAVA